Genomic DNA from Selenomonas sp. oral taxon 126:
CGGCGTTCAGGATGAAGATGACAATGATGGAGGTGACGACGGTCTGCATGGTTGCCTTGCCGACACCCTCCGCACCGTTTGGCGCGTTCAGCCCGTAGTGACAGCCGAGGACGGCAATGACGTTGCCGAAGAAAATCGCCTTGATGAGTCCGCCCGCCATGTCGTAGATCTCAGCGAACTGTGTGATGGAGTGCGTGAACGTATAGGGTGAAATCCCCGAGTAATGCACAGCTGTCATATATCCGCCAAGGACACCAATCACGTCGCCAAATACGGTGAGAATGGGCACGACGATCATGCACGCGAGCATGCGCGGCACAATGAGATAGTTCACGGGACTGACCGCCATGACGCGCAGGGCGTCGATCTGCTCCGTGACCTTCATAGTGGAAACCTCCGCCGTGATTGCTGCGCCCACGCGTCCCGCGCAGACGACACCGACAAGGACGGGGCCGAGCTCGCGCCCAATGCCGATAGCGATGACCGCGCCAATGGTGCTCTGCGCTCCGTAGCGGATGAATTCGTGCGCAATTTGGAGGGTGAGGACAATACCCGTAAAGAGAAGGGTGAGTCCGACGATGAGGAGGGAATCCGCGCCGAGGTGCGCCATCTGGTAGACGATGCTTCGCACGCGCAGACGCTGTGTGACCTGCCGCACGGTCTCGCCATAGAGGAGGGTGATGCGGCCGATGTTCGCGAGGTGTGTGAGGACAAAGCGTCCCACTGCCTCAAAGATGCGCTGCATAGATTCCCTCCTCTCGATATACACAAGATACCCGCAACAGTGCAACGCACCTCGCAAACGCTTAGCTACGCAAGCGGTCGGGCAAGGCGCCCCTACCACCGCTTACGCGGTTCCCCTCCCCCGTTGCGAACGGGGGAGGCTTTTAGATCATGGCATATTAGCTTCCCCCGCACGGAGCGGGGGAAGTGGCGAGCTTGCGAGCCGATAGGGGCGCTCCAAAAGTCACCGCGTGAACTTCTCCGCCTCGCTCCGCGCGAGTTCGTCACAGCGCTCGTTGCGCGCGTTGCCCGCGTGCCCCTTGACCCAGTGAAACTGCACGCACCGTGCGGCAAACGCCGCGTCAAGCTGCATCCAGAGATCCTGATTGAGCACGGGCTCTCCGTCCGCCTTCTTCCACCCGCGTTTTTTCCACGCGGGCAGCCAGAACTTCGTGAATGCATTCTTGAGATACTGACTGTCCGTATAGAGTGCAACGCGTGCGCCCTCCGGCACGGCGTTCATTGCCTCCAGTGCCGCTGTCAGCTCCATGCGGTTGTTCGTCGTCTCAGGGTCACCACCGCTGCACTCTCTGACCTCGCCCGTTGCGACCGTCTCAATGACGGCAGCCCAGCCGCCCGCGCCGCCGGGATTACGGAGACACGAGCCGTCCGTGTGGATGATATAGTCTGCGTCAACGGGTTCTTCGACGGGCGGCGCGGATGATTTTTTCGCCGCTGTACCGCTCTTTGCAGCACGCGGCGCAGATAAATCCGCCGCCCCCTCCAACCAGTCACGAGCTTCTGCTTCGGTCATAAAGCCCTTATACACTGCGCCCTGAAAGCCCTGCACCTGCGCGGAACACTCCGCCCATACGGTAAAGATGCCCGTTTTGCGCCCGCGCTTCACGGCATAAAAATTCTTTGCCACAGTATGTCCTTTAATACGAGTACCGATAGCCAATCGAGAGCCCGATGCCGTTGTAGCCTGGATTCTTCGTCCGCTGTCCGTTCGACACATGATGCCCCAGATAGGCAACACTCAGAGCGCTCTTCTCATTAAACTTGTACGTCACACGCGGCCCGATCCGCCACATGAAGCCGTAGTTGCGCGTGTGCGCGGGATGCACGTCGTTGTAGACGAGAACGCCCCCCGTCGCGTCAAACGAAGCCTCCCATTTCGAGCCGAGCGGCTTCGTCCAGCGCACCATGTACGCGGGGCCTGCACCGACGGCGGACGAGTCGAGGCGCACGTCGGGCGTGTCCTTCTCCGCCCACGAGCCGATGGCACGCGAGACGGTCAGCCCCCAGTGGAGCGACATACCGTGCATCTCCTTGTACTGACGGAAGACGTGCAGATTATAGAGGTCGATGTAGCGCCGCTCGCCGCGATGTTCCAGATAGTCCATCTGGATCTCCGCCTTTTTGTCCTGCACCGCGGAATCTCCCATGTGCATCTGCATCGTATGCCCGTCCGCCTCTGCGGGCGCAGCCGCTGCTGTCCCCGCCGCACCTAGCGCGAGTACAGCCGCAAGTGCTGTCATTTTCGTTTTGAAAAAAGTCATATCCGTCACCTCCAACGAGTGAAAAGCTCCGCCTCAATGCCGAGGCGGTCAAGGATCTTTCCCACCATCATATTGACGAGATCATCCAGCGTCTCGGGGCGATGATAAAATCCGGGCGCAGCGGGCATGATAACGGCGCCTGCGCGTGCAAGCCGTAGCAAATTCTCAAGATGAATCTCGTGCATGGGCGTCTCGCGTGGCACGAGGAGAAGCCGCCGCCCCTCCTTGAGCGTCACGTCCGCCGCACGCGTGAGAAGATCGTCCGTCACGCCGTGGGCGATTGCACCCGCCGTCTTCATCGAGCAGGGCAGGACGACCATCGCATCCATGCGGAACGAGCCGCTCGCGATCGCCGCGCCCACATCCTCATTCGGATAGAGAACCAAGACGCGCCGCGAAAGCTCCTCCATCGTCACGCCGCACTCGTAGTCCAGCACGCGCTGTCCGCTGTCCGTGATAACGGCGTGGACTTCGATCCCCTGCTCACGCAGTACGTCAATCAGGCGGAGCGCATACACGCTGCCGCTCGCGCCCGTGATGCCAACGACAAGGCGCTTCATCGAATGACCGTGACGCCGCCCATGTACGGGACGAGCGCCTTCGGCACGAGGACGGAGCCGTCTGCCTGCTGATTGTTCTCGAGGATTGCCGCAACCGTGCGACCAACGGCGACCCCCGAGCCGTTCAGCGTGTGAAGGAACGCGGGTTTTGCGCCGCGTTCGGGACGATATTTGATATTTGCGCGGCGCGCCTGATAGTCCGTGCAGTTCGAGCAGGACGAGATCTCGCGGTATTTGTCCTGCGCGGGCATCCAGACCTCGATGTCGTAGGTCTTTGCCGAGGTAAAGCTCATGTCGCCCGTGCAGAGCTGCACGACGCGGTATGGCAATTCGAGCGTCTTCAGCACGTCCTCCGCCGCCTCCACCATCGTCTCAAGCTCATCCCAGCTCGTCTCGGGCGTGACAAATTTGATCAGCTCCACCTTGTTGAACTGGTGCTGACGAATGAGGCCGCGCGTGTCGCGCCCCGCGCTGCCCGCCTCCGCGCGGAAGCACGCCGTATAGGACGTGTAGTATTCGGGCAGCTGCTCCGCGTCCAGAATCTCGTCGCGGTGGTAGTTCGTCGTCGGCACCTCTGCCGTCGGCACGAGGTAGTAGTCGAGCCCGTCGAGCTTGAACATATCCGCCGCGAACTTCGGCAGCTGCCCTGTCCCGACCATGCTGTCGGCGTTCACGACGTAGGGCGCAAGCATCTCCGTATATCCGTGTTTCTCCGCGTGGAGATCCATCATGAAGTTGATGCACGCGCGCTCGAGACGCGCACCGAGCCCCTTGTAGAACGTGAAGCGCGCGCCCGTTACCTTTGCCGCACGCTCCGCATCGAGCACACCGAGTTTTTCCCCAATATCCCAATGCGCCTGCGGCTCGAAATCAAACGTGCGCGGCGTGCCCCAGCGGCGCACCTCGGGGTTCTCTGTGTCGTCCTTGCCGATCGGCACGTCGGCTTTCGGCATATTCGGGATTTGGAGCAGGAGGTCACGCAGCTTCGCCTCCACCTCGCGCAGATCCTCGTCGAGCGCCGTGATCTCATCGCCGAGCGCGCGCATCTCCGCGACCACATCGTCCGCGCTCTCGCCCGCCTTCTTGCGCACGCCGATCTCCTTTGAGACGGCGTTGCGGCGTGCCTTCTTCTCCTCGACATCCTGCAAAATCGTGCGGCGGCTCTCCTCAAGCGCCGTGAACGACGACAGATCGAGAGAATTGCAGCGGTGCTTCAGCATTTCCTGCACTGCGGGCAGATTCTCGCGCACAAATTTCATATCCAACATCAGAAATCACTCCATTATATAGTTTGTTATCTGCTATCATAGTACAAAGGGCGCACTTTGTAAAGAAAAGACCACCTTCTTCATCCCTGTTTCACACAGGTATAGTAAAATCAACGCGAAAAGGAGAGCACTCTAATGAAAATTTTACCGTGGACGGGCGACTCCA
This window encodes:
- a CDS encoding MlaE family ABC transporter permease — protein: MQRIFEAVGRFVLTHLANIGRITLLYGETVRQVTQRLRVRSIVYQMAHLGADSLLIVGLTLLFTGIVLTLQIAHEFIRYGAQSTIGAVIAIGIGRELGPVLVGVVCAGRVGAAITAEVSTMKVTEQIDALRVMAVSPVNYLIVPRMLACMIVVPILTVFGDVIGVLGGYMTAVHYSGISPYTFTHSITQFAEIYDMAGGLIKAIFFGNVIAVLGCHYGLNAPNGAEGVGKATMQTVVTSIIVIFILNAVLTFFLF
- the rnhA gene encoding ribonuclease HI; protein product: MAKNFYAVKRGRKTGIFTVWAECSAQVQGFQGAVYKGFMTEAEARDWLEGAADLSAPRAAKSGTAAKKSSAPPVEEPVDADYIIHTDGSCLRNPGGAGGWAAVIETVATGEVRECSGGDPETTNNRMELTAALEAMNAVPEGARVALYTDSQYLKNAFTKFWLPAWKKRGWKKADGEPVLNQDLWMQLDAAFAARCVQFHWVKGHAGNARNERCDELARSEAEKFTR
- a CDS encoding acyloxyacyl hydrolase is translated as MTFFKTKMTALAAVLALGAAGTAAAAPAEADGHTMQMHMGDSAVQDKKAEIQMDYLEHRGERRYIDLYNLHVFRQYKEMHGMSLHWGLTVSRAIGSWAEKDTPDVRLDSSAVGAGPAYMVRWTKPLGSKWEASFDATGGVLVYNDVHPAHTRNYGFMWRIGPRVTYKFNEKSALSVAYLGHHVSNGQRTKNPGYNGIGLSIGYRYSY
- a CDS encoding UbiX family flavin prenyltransferase; amino-acid sequence: MKRLVVGITGASGSVYALRLIDVLREQGIEVHAVITDSGQRVLDYECGVTMEELSRRVLVLYPNEDVGAAIASGSFRMDAMVVLPCSMKTAGAIAHGVTDDLLTRAADVTLKEGRRLLLVPRETPMHEIHLENLLRLARAGAVIMPAAPGFYHRPETLDDLVNMMVGKILDRLGIEAELFTRWR
- the serS gene encoding serine--tRNA ligase, whose product is MLDMKFVRENLPAVQEMLKHRCNSLDLSSFTALEESRRTILQDVEEKKARRNAVSKEIGVRKKAGESADDVVAEMRALGDEITALDEDLREVEAKLRDLLLQIPNMPKADVPIGKDDTENPEVRRWGTPRTFDFEPQAHWDIGEKLGVLDAERAAKVTGARFTFYKGLGARLERACINFMMDLHAEKHGYTEMLAPYVVNADSMVGTGQLPKFAADMFKLDGLDYYLVPTAEVPTTNYHRDEILDAEQLPEYYTSYTACFRAEAGSAGRDTRGLIRQHQFNKVELIKFVTPETSWDELETMVEAAEDVLKTLELPYRVVQLCTGDMSFTSAKTYDIEVWMPAQDKYREISSCSNCTDYQARRANIKYRPERGAKPAFLHTLNGSGVAVGRTVAAILENNQQADGSVLVPKALVPYMGGVTVIR